CTTCAGGATTGAGTTGACACATTCCGAAATATTGGTCGTCATGTGCCCGAATCTCCGACCCTCATCACAGTACTGTGTCCACAACGAATACTCGATTCGGTTCGCCCAGTCACACATTGCCGGATTCTCAGAGCGGAGAATGTCAAACCAGTAGTCGAACTCCACTTCGGTCTTTGCATATGCGGCATTAACAAGAAGCCTCCGGGCATCTTTTCCCTTGAACGTCAAGGCAAAATTCGCTGCAACGTGTCGAATGCAGAACGCCCGGTACGCAGCCAGGGGTAGCCATCCCCCATCCGGAGCCTCGAGGGCTGCCTTGATGCCgttatgcctatctgaaataaCTAACAGACCCGGCTGAGGTGTCACGTGCTCTCGGAGgtgggaaagaaagaaagaccaTGACTCAGCATTCTCACCCTCAACTAGTGCAAATGCCACGGGGAGGATGTTCGAGTTTCCGTCCTGTGCAATGGCGACTAGCAATGTTCCACCATACTTCCCATATAGATGGGTGCCATCAATACTAACCAAAGGCTTGCAATGACGGAATGCCTGGATACAAGGGGGGAAAGTCCAGAACAGCCTATGAAAATAGACCTGCGACTCGTCAACCTGTCCCCCAACTCGAACAGGGCAAGTCCTCAGGACGGCTACAGTGCCAGGCATCGTCAGCTGAACTCCTAAAACCCACCTAGGGAGCTCATTGTACGACTCGTCCCAGTCCCCATATATGACGGCAACGGCCTTCTGCTTCACCATCCATACCCTCCTGTACGTTGGCCTAAACCCAAAGTGTGCGGCCGTGGCATTTTGAAGCACCTTGATGTTCACAGCTGCATCAGCCCTAACCATCGGCATAATGAAGGTGGATATCACATGGTAGTCCAGACTCCTATGGTCGCTGGAGATGGAGCTGGCGAGACATGTATGCGGTCCGTTGTATCGCTTCACTTCCCAGATACCCTTTCGCTGTCGGAGACTCAACCGAATCAGccatgtgcacccattcccAAACTCAGAACACTTTCCCACATACCTGCGGTAGTCAGACTCTACGACCTTGTACTGGACCCCTCGACGGATACTGTACGTCTTCACACTCAACAGCGCCTCATCCTTATCCTGAAATTGTTGGCCAACTTGGAATTCGTTCATACCGGCAGACCCCTCGGTTTCTCTAGCGCCAAATCCTGAGGGCTGCAGAGCATTTTCGTCCTGCCGCATGGCATCCAGGTCCAACGACGAAAAATGGGGTGGATACTGCTGTGTGCCGGAACTAGATCCACCTGTAGCCCTTCTCGGAACAGTAGTTCCAACATCATCGCCGCTTTCATCAGCGATCATATCCGGCTCCACGCCATCGTCATCTGGATCATCAAACAAACCATCACCAAAGCCAGCCGGTGTGGGACAATGTACCTCGGTGGGAATATGTTCCCCATACCGAACCTCGTCTCCAACATTGCCGCTCAGATCAACGGCAAACGAAGGGGACGCAACAGGCTGCATCGGTGGCTCATTCACAGGAGCAGAGGATGAAGCAACAGCAGGTCTCGAGCTCGAGCCGGCAACCGCGGCTATAGTATTGGCATTCCGGTTCGAACCACCCGAGCTGGATACCACATCAACCAACTTTGCCAACAACTCTGGTGTCCTTACCTCGGGAAACTGCCTACGACAAAGAAACATAACCTGCAAGTCCTCGTCACTACCGATTGTGGAACAATCGAACTTCACGGTGTCATGGAGCACCGCTGTTGGAATGCGGTAGAAAAACTTCTTGACCCTTTTAACTCCTTCGAGACCAAGCTTCTCCAGCACAGAGCTAACAAGAGCATCGTAGGTGGTTGTTGGCGTCACGATAATACATAGGGGATCCTTATCAGTGAACTTCACGCCGGACCGAGTTTTTCTCTTAATCGACCCTCTGTAATGTACCAGCACTAGGAAACTCTCCGCACTAGCCATCTCCCCTCTTTGTTGAGAGCATCATGAGTTCACAGCATATATATACAGCTCTGGTtcgcactatatatatatatataattcgaaaCAATTTGTTTCGAATTATGATGTATCACACGCTAACATACTAATTCGAATTAACTAAATTCGAATTAGTTAAGTGTAATTCGAAACAAGTTGTTTCGAATTACTTTATTTTGTTTCCttcctagtaattcgaattaagtCAATTCGAATTACTTTAAGTCGTTACATGCACATAATTCGAATTATATCACTTCGAATTACTTGAGAGTATAATTCGAATcttattgattcgaattatataataattcgTTCTGGTGGATTCAGGTGTGGATTTTTGATTTGGCTGATTTGGGTAATTTGGAGCTCTCCTTggcttattttagttttttacccAAGATTTTATATTAGTCATTTTAGTCCTTACGCTATTAATGATGTTAAAATTTGTTGATGTGACACGATAAGTGACACCATAATACACTCTTAGTAGTCCTAATTGGCGGCTAATATgataattttatgaaattagatcaaatcgACCCCAAATGGAGGGATTCCAATACATCAAGTTCTCTCCTCaattaggttttgatttgatataatttcataaatttatcaTATTAGTAGTCAATTAAGACTCATATGTATGTTGTAGTATTACTTAACGTGTCATAGTAACAAATTTTGATGCCATCAATAAAGAAAATGATAGAAGGACTAATgcgattaatttaaaatttttgaaaaacgaatttacttaaaaaaaatttatagacTAATTTGGAGAACAAATGATTTTTTAAAGATGAATTTTNNNNNNNNNNNNNNNNNNNNNNNNNNNNNNNNNNNNNNNNNNNNNNNNNNNNNNNNNNNNNNNNNNNNNTTTCttccattttaaaataattatctaataattatttttttattttttaatgtataaaatatatatatctagACATATTATTAacgtatataaaaaataaacatatcaTTAATCTAGAATGAggcaatattaattaattaatatcctCAGTTGTTGTATCtactatttaaataattacGTGAATGAAAAGATACACTTTCTATATTAAAATGTAGAGTACTATTTAACCCACTGATGAGTGTGTGCGCTTTTTTATGCTGAGACAAGCATCTAACCTTTACAATGAAACGGGGAGTTTCCATGCATATAAAATATgacaattttataatattagaaaataataaaaaaatgagcttGGTCCCGGAAACCACGAGTCCATTGATTGAAACTAGGAAGGTTTGGGTTTTCCTGGGTGTTTCGTCACTAAACCAGCAAAAAGTACCACAGACAAGTTGCGGCAGTAAGAAGGGTCATTTTCTTTAGTTGCATTCAAAGTGAAAATTAAAAggaatcatttttttattggtgAATGCTATAGTGTCTAAAAGGTAgtgtttatttattaaaaaaagttaaaaatcaatatttaatttaaaaaatataaaaataaattatttttaaaaaatcaaaatttaccataaaatataagttaagcaaaaattaaacaataattgATTAACACCGTAGAATTGGCCTTTCTTAGTTTTCCTAGACGTTTTTTTTGGTGTATCAACGTTAactatgattttttttcttaattttgtttttaactttttagaTAAAGTTAGTATTCTAGAacaattttttcacaaattaaaaatattaaaaacaaaattaaataaaattaatgttaaaaatatttttttataaatttaaatcttgTGTTTGATTCTCATTCTTAATTTTACTGTCTTAATAATTACGATATTacatttcatattttaataGTGCAGAAAGATAACATTTTACATCATTCCATCATTTTCATACgttattataatattaacatGTGTAAGATATTTGATATGAAAAGTATAGAATAAACGAAAGTCAAATAAATTTgttcatatatataattaattaaatatatttgctAAATGGTTTTATATCGTTActtaataaagaaaacaaaaaattttaacaaaacaaTGTGCGGATGTACAGTAGGAACGTAAAAACCAAAAGGAGCCAGGAGAAGTGAAACGTACAGTGCAGATTCTGCTGAAAATCATGTCTTGATTGCGAATTAAATCTCTGTAATAGTCTTTTGGAATCATTGTTTTCactaaatttaatttcttaaatttcAATTGCATTATTATAATCTTTGAAATTGAGTTTCAGCTATCAATAATTTCAGATTTCTTTCAGTACTAACTCAGCAAAaatgtgcttttttttttaataaacaagACTTAAGTCcaagaaaaatattatacaCTAATTATACgagatagaaatattttttgttcatgatCTACTAGTAATTGGACTATTTCTTTAAGAGAAATGTCTTAAAAATAGTCTTAATTCTAAATTTATACTTTTTCGTATTAGACAATCAGCACATCAATtatcttttctaaaaatattcacaaaataaatatttaaattcttgtctttccatcttttgatatttttgatTAAGCCATTTGGATGGTTATTGAAGTTTTTTTACTATTGAGCACTTCTATCACTGCTTTGGAGTCACATTccacaataatatttttcatttccATTGTGGTAGCTATTTCAAGTCCATGTTTGATTTCCCAGATCTCAACGTTGAAGGCTGATCATCTTtcaatatgataaaaaaaaccaGCAACCCACTTACCAGCCTCATTTCTTATGAGTCCTGCACACCCAACTTATTTGGCACTTCCCTTTATAGCACCATCTGTATTAAGAGTCACCCAACCTTGTGGTGGATAATTTCATTTGATATTTATCTCTTCCTTTCTCTTGAAACACTGTTTCTTCTGACTGCACTCAAAAGCCTCCCTCATATCATTGACACTCTTTAAAACTTTCATATGTGGGTTCGATGGTCTTCTATAGCCCGCTTCATGAATTTCTTTATTTCTCCATACTCATAATTTCATACAATTTGTGAAGAATACGTCTTTCCAGTTTTGATTGGGGTGCTTGCTTAGATTTTCTATCATGTTCATCTCCAACCAATCCCTCAAATTAGATCCGAAAAAATCTTGTATCCTCTCTAGTTTGATGAGTTGTGTCCAAATCGTGGATGCACTCGGGCAGTCTCTTAGGGTGTGAATGGTGTCTTCTTGGTGTTCCACGCAAAGTTGGCACGTTCCTCCTCCTTCGAGATTTTtggctttcttttaatttgtgaaGAATCTGTTGTACAAAACTCTCCACAAGAAGACTTTCGATTTTTGCGGCCATTGCCACTTCCAGATTCTGGTCCAGTTTGTTGTCGACGATGGGCTCCAATTTACTAAGGCTTTGTAAGTAGAGGCAACCGAGAAGTCGCCGTCCTCTGTGTGCCTCCAACCCAATCTATCCTCCCCATTCTCTACTTTTGGTGGTGGAAGAGCAATGATTTTCATGGCAATTTCTTCAGGTAGGCTGCTCCTAATCTTGTCTTTGTTTCCATCTCCATTTTCATTTCTCCATTCCTAGCCTGGACTGTTTAAATCAGGTCTGCACTGTGTTGTGTgttctaacaaattatttacTCCTTCAACCCATTGGTCTATCCAGAATAACGTTGAGAGGCCATCCCCAATGTACTCGATGGTGTGCTTCAAGAATTCTGGCCACAGCTTTATCAGCTCTTTCCAGAGGTGAGAGTCTCCTTTCCTTGTTGTTGGTGTGTTGATAAGTTGATTGCTATTATAATATTTCTGGTAGAATACCTTTGCCCAAAGAGTGTTAGGGTGTTTCTTTAGTTGCCATAGTATCTTTAGAAGGAATGCGTCATTCATAAGGTGTAATTTTCTAAAACCCAATCCTCCTTCGTGTTTTGGGGAGCGGATAGTTTTCTAACCCATTGCATGTAATCGTCTTCTATTTTTCTCGTCTCCTCATACGAAgtcttgttgaattttttctATGTCTTCGCAAATAGTTTTGGGGATTCTTTCATGTTGCATGTCAAAGTTGATGCAAGGGCTACTAATAGATTGTGCTAGGGTTATTCTTCCAGCTAGTGACAGACACTTGCTCTTCCAACCCTTCAGCTTGCCTTGAACCCTTTCCATAACAGCTCTGaagttttctttttctagttTGATCCAAGATATCTTCCTAGcgcattatttttcttaaaatcacATCTGCTGGTAATTCTCTATCTGATattctttggggtatttttgaaaaatactataGAGGATTTGTTGGAGTTCACTTTGAGTCCTGCTGCTCTACAAAAATTATTTAGCACTTCTTTGACTAATTCCAATGGTTGAGTTGTTGCCTCTGTAAAAATAAGTAAATCATCAGCGAATATTAGGTGAGAAATACCcacaatatctttttctatcttCATAGGCTGCCATGCTCCTCTTTTCACTTTTTGTTCAATGTATTGTAAAATTTTATCCatacaaataacaaaaaggtaAGGGGATATGGAATCCCCTTGTCTAATTCCTCTGGTGAGAGTGAAGCTGTCGATTTTACTCCCATTCCAAAGAATGTTATAGCTCACCGATTCTACTCCTTCCATAATTAGCTTAACCATTTTTGTGGGGAGTTTGAAATCCAATAGCCTTTCtttcataaaatttcaatttattctATCGTAAGCCTTTTCAAAGTCTATCTTTATTGTCATGTAGCTCTTTTTTCCTCTTAGCTTCTTTATTGAGTGCATGAACTCTTTTGCACTTAGGATGTTGTCCTAAATTTTTCTGCCGAAAATGAAACTTGATTGATGTGGGCGGATTCTAGTGTCAAGATGTGGTTTGATTCTTTGCACAATGATTTAGGTTAAGATCTTGAGCCTAACGTTGCAAAGAGCGATGAGTTTGAATTGAGAAACAAGCTCTGGGTG
The Arachis duranensis cultivar V14167 chromosome 5, aradu.V14167.gnm2.J7QH, whole genome shotgun sequence genome window above contains:
- the LOC107490485 gene encoding uncharacterized protein LOC107490485: MASAESFLVLVHYRGSIKRKTRSGVKFTDKDPLCIIVTPTTTYDALVSSVLEKLGLEGVKRVKKFFYRIPTAVLHDTVKFDCSTIGSDEDLQVMFLCRRQFPEVRTPELLAKLVDVVSSSGGSNRNANTIAAVAGSSSRPAVASSSAPVNEPPMQPVASPSFAVDLSGNVGDEVRYGEHIPTEVHCPTPAGFGDGLFDDPDDDGVEPDMIADESGDDVGTTVPRRATGGSSSGTQQYPPHFSSLDLDAMRQDENALQPSGFGARETEGSAGMNEFQVGQQFQDKDEALLSVKTYSIRRGVQYKVVESDYRRYVGKCSEFGNGCTWLIRLSLRQRKGIWEVKRYNGPHTCLASSISSDHRSLDYHVISTFIMPMVRADAAVNIKVLQNATAAHFGFRPTYRRVWMVKQKAVAVIYGDWDESYNELPRWVLGVQLTMPGTVAVLRTCPVRVGGQVDESQVYFHRLFWTFPPCIQAFRHCKPLVSIDGTHLYGKYGGTLLVAIAQDGNSNILPVAFALVEGENAESWSFFLSHLREHVTPQPGLLVISDRHNGIKAALEAPDGGWLPLAAYRAFCIRHVAANFALTFKGKDARRLLVNAAYAKTEVEFDYWFDILRSENPAMCDWANRIEYSLWTQYCDEGRRFGHMTTNISECVNSILKGVRNLSVCSLVKATYGRLAELFVRKGREAEAQMGTGQQFSQYLVKCIEANLKTARCFTVTVYDRDNSEYTIAETTPTGSFSLGTYRVSLGSKTCDCGYFQALHFPCPHALACCAYSRLTWQPYVHEVYRLSSVFGVYQMGFTPPIPEGFWPPYAGPTVIPDPSMRRAREGRPRSTRIRTNMDEADPNRPKRCGLCRQPGHTRRSCPQAAGPSGTAGNQ